The Flavivirga eckloniae genomic interval CTAAAGGTGCCATTTATGGTAACTTTAAAAACAAGGAAGATTTAGCTATAGCTTCGTTTAAGTTTACCATTAAAAACATGATGAAACGCATAGCCGAACATTTATCTACCAGCGACTCCCCTATTCAAAAATTGTTTCTAATAACCGATTTTTATCGAAATTACTACGATTACAGCAAACAGTTAGGAGGTTGTCCCGTTATAAATATTGGTGTAGATGCAAACAACCAAAATTCACTTTTACTCCAAAAAGTAAAAGAAGTCATAGAAAGAATTCAAGATCAAGTTGCCACAATAATCGAAGATGGCATTGAGGCCGGAGAAATATCATCAGAAATAAACGCCATGTATTTTGCCAAACGCTTAGACACCATGATTCAAGGTGCCATTTTTATGACCTACACCATGGATGATGATTTTTATATACAAGATACTATGGACTTAATAGATAACATGATAGTTCAAGAACTAAAACTATAATATTTTTTTAACCAAAAATATACCGATTGGTATATTTTATAAACCGCTAAACATGATCCAATTACCAAATGTGCTAGAGAGTAAAACCAAAATTAGATTTCAGGACTGCGATCCGTTTAACCACCTTAACAACGGTAGCTATATAAACTACTTCATGAACCACCGTGAAGACGTTCTAATAAAGCATTATGATGTAGACATTTATAAAATGGCAAAACAAAGAGGGAAAAGTTGGGTTTCCAGCAGCAATCAAATCGCCTATTTAAAACCCGCATTTTTAATGGAAAATGTTGTTTTTGAGTCGCAGTTAATTCGCTTTACAAACAGTGAGTTACATGTTGAAATGCGTATGTACAACGAAGACAAAAGTCACTTAAAAGCTATAATCTGGTGTGGTTTTGTTTATTTTAATCTATTAACCCAAAAACGTGACATACATACAGAAGATTTAATGCAACTTTTTGAAAATGTGAACAACCCTGTAAATGCAATATCATTTGAAAAACGCGTCTCCCAGCTAAAACCCAATCTTGTTAAAAATTCTTAAAATTCTTCTCGCATCGCCATTAAACACTAGTAATCATTACCTTACAATGTTAATAAAAATATGGCTTTTTGTGGATTTTATATCAGTATAAATATGTAAATTTGCTTTTGTGTGGCGTTGCAGCAACTCTGCATGAAATTAAATAATTCTGGTTTATCCCCCTTAAATAAACTTTTAAAACCTACTTACAACAATGGATATATCCAAGTATATTGATTATACGCTTTTAGAACCTACCTCCACAGAACGTAATATCATAGACTTATGTTATACGGCTAAGAGAAATAGTTTCTATTCAGTTTCCGTTAACAGCTCTTATGTTGCATTAGCAAAACAATTATTAAATAAAACAGATGTTAAAGTTTGTTCTGCCATTGGCTTTCCTCTCGGATCTATGGCAACAGCATCAAAAGTTTACGAAGCCAAACAGGCTATTAGTGATGGTGCAGAAGAAATTGATATGGTTATTAATATTGGGTTTCTTAAAAGTAAAAATTACGTATCTGTTTTAAAAGATATTAGCGATGTAAAACTGGCCATAGGCAAACATCCTTTAAAAGTTACTTTAGAAGTCTCTGAATTAAATAAAAATGAAATTATTAAAGCCTGCGAAATTTGTCTGGATGCCAATGTAGATTATATCAAGACTTCTAGTGGATTTTCCAAAAGCGGTGCTACTTTAACCGTTGTTAAAATTATTAAGAAAACGATTAAAGACTATGTAAAGATATGTGCTTCTGGAGGTATTAAAGATACCGAAACTGCCAAAAAATATATCGATATAGGAGTTAGTAGAATTTCAGCTTCATCAGAATTCAAAATAAAACAAATCGTATGAGAAAAATTTACTATGTAATATAAAAAGAAAAAGCTTTCAAAACCTTCGTTTTGAAAGCTTTTTCTTTTTAAGTCCGTAAAAAAATTGATTTTTTTTATAGACATAAAAACTGATTTAAGTCATTGTTCGTATATAAAGAAATGAGCATATTAACGCTTTATAACAGTTTTTAAATGCTCCTAGATAAAAAAATAGTATTAATTTTAACTAACATATGAAACCAATTAATAATTACATAGACCATACGCTCTTAAAAGCATCAGCAACAACAACAGAAATTGGTAAACTTTGCGA includes:
- a CDS encoding TetR/AcrR family transcriptional regulator, producing MTTKAELTSQYILEIVAPIFNKNGYAATSLSDVTNATGLTKGAIYGNFKNKEDLAIASFKFTIKNMMKRIAEHLSTSDSPIQKLFLITDFYRNYYDYSKQLGGCPVINIGVDANNQNSLLLQKVKEVIERIQDQVATIIEDGIEAGEISSEINAMYFAKRLDTMIQGAIFMTYTMDDDFYIQDTMDLIDNMIVQELKL
- a CDS encoding acyl-CoA thioesterase; translated protein: MIQLPNVLESKTKIRFQDCDPFNHLNNGSYINYFMNHREDVLIKHYDVDIYKMAKQRGKSWVSSSNQIAYLKPAFLMENVVFESQLIRFTNSELHVEMRMYNEDKSHLKAIIWCGFVYFNLLTQKRDIHTEDLMQLFENVNNPVNAISFEKRVSQLKPNLVKNS
- the deoC gene encoding deoxyribose-phosphate aldolase, which translates into the protein MDISKYIDYTLLEPTSTERNIIDLCYTAKRNSFYSVSVNSSYVALAKQLLNKTDVKVCSAIGFPLGSMATASKVYEAKQAISDGAEEIDMVINIGFLKSKNYVSVLKDISDVKLAIGKHPLKVTLEVSELNKNEIIKACEICLDANVDYIKTSSGFSKSGATLTVVKIIKKTIKDYVKICASGGIKDTETAKKYIDIGVSRISASSEFKIKQIV